One stretch of Armigeres subalbatus isolate Guangzhou_Male chromosome 2, GZ_Asu_2, whole genome shotgun sequence DNA includes these proteins:
- the LOC134211317 gene encoding uncharacterized protein LOC134211317 isoform X2 has product MAAIQTSTMDIHMEPILDLTLTGMSMKMQTVTRSETIMTPLYQIVTNNKNRIVEPIGTQQRHICTISTESYDCQIQRVNLKHDDVYDFGLEHRNNQQNITFSDSVLQYLPKSLIVAFPNMKLLNLNHLNIETIEDGAFDSASNLETLFLEGNRLQTLSDGVLRGAPKLRTLVLTDNDINTMPNIFKNNRFLSHVYVNQNKLTKLPKFDDLTGLKELHASRNDLEQIEYRQFSKQPQIEIIDLSYNRLNDLQLHLPMTGLDLIDVSYNQLINLNIPLTMKRLIAQNNSLSTFRVTGQCSLKVLDIHNNKIQEQPKLSACYQLEILDLSNNFQEFFEFSPSLMNLKYLNLAGNNLFEILLPTKSNNPPALNTLILSYNKLSYLPSLSPFKSLNKVDLNDNNLIAIRNYDMPKSLTFLFVSNNEWRCDDVPKFSKLAKDTKNAYCPNEFLKINGVCCKHYAKAFNDKLNEKIRDSYFHEQINLDKLKKNCAHTTKHERNDDLQIILQAASRADKNKNEVLVKMEEARKNIALLQQNSEVENQNRAQISNFKRNMALAIDKKRKHYRVTKEGLIDDKEMLSRIVKFVEERGAFTKDLLNRRVQETEETDQILAQKGREKEELLAIIAQQTASLQEMKKQERDLKKKMETLQKKVNRNAPAIHGKTGTS; this is encoded by the coding sequence AACACAACAGCGACACATCTGCACAATATCAACGGAAAGTTACGACTGCCAAATCCAACGAGTTAATCTCAAACATGATGATGTTTATGACTTCGGACTCGAACATCGTAACAATCAACAGAACATCACATTCAGCGATTCCGTTCTCCAGTACCTACCAAAATCGTTAATTGTTGCATTTCCAAATATGAAGTTGCTGAACCTGAATCATCTTAATATCGAGACGATAGAGGATGGTGCATTCGATTCCGCAAGTAATCTAGAGACGCTGTTCCTGGAAGGAAACCGCTTACAAACTCTTTCAGATGGAGTGCTTCGAGGTGCACCTAAATTGCGAACGTTAGTACTCACCGATAATGATAttaacacaatgccaaacattttcaaaaacaatAGATTTTTAAGCCATGTTTATGTAAACCAAAATAAACTGACTAAACTACCAAAGTTCGACGACCTGACCGGATTAAAAGAATTGCATGCATCGCGTAACGATTTGGAACAGATAGAGTATCGCCAATTTAGTAAACaaccccaaattgaaatcatagaTCTATCGTATAATCGTTTAAATGACTTGCAATTACATCTACCAATGACTGGTTTAGACTTAATTGATGTTAGCTACAACCAACTGATAAATCTCAATATACCGCTAACCATGAAACGATTAATAGCCCAAAATAATTCATTATCAACGTTTAGAGTAACAGGACAGTGCAGTTTGAAAGTATTAGATATACACAACAATAAAATACAAGAGCAACCAAAATTATCCGCGTGTTATCAGTTGGAGATTTTAGACTTATCAAATAACTTTcaagaatttttcgaattttctccaTCCTTAATGAATTTAAAATACCTCAACCTAGCTGGgaacaatttatttgaaattctattgccaaccaaatccaacaacccacctGCTCTCAATACACTTATTTTATCGTATAACAAACTATCGTACCTACCTTCGCTCTCTCCATTTAAATCTTTGAATAAAGTAGACTTGAATGACAATAACTTGATTGCGATTCGGAATTATGATATGCCAAAGTCCTTAACGTTCTTATTCGTTTCCAATAACGAGTGGAGGTGCGATGACGTGCCTAAATTTTCTAAGCTTGCTAAAGATACTAAAAATGCATACTGCCCCaacgaatttttaaaaatcaatggTGTTTGTTGTAAGCATTACGCCAAAGCTTTCAATGATAAACTAAACGAAAAGATTCGTGACTCGTATTTCCATGAACAAATAAATTTAGATAAACTAAAAAAGAACTGTGCACATACCACTAAACATGAACGCAATGATGACCTTCAAATAATCTTGCAAGCAGCTTCTAgagctgataaaaataaaaatgaagtaCTCGTAAAAATGGAAGAAGCTAGAAAAAATATTGCATTACTTCAGCAAAACTCTGAAGTTGAAAATCAAAATAGAGCTCAGATTAGTAACTTTAAACGAAATATGGCTTTAGCAATTGATAAAAAGCGTAAACATTATCGTGTCACGAAGGAAGGATTGATTGATGATAAGGAAATGCTAAGCAGAATTGTAAAATTCGTCGAAGAAAGAGGAGCATTCACCAAAGACCTATTAAATCGCCGTGTACAGGAAACAGAAGAAACTGATCAAATCCTTGCGCAAAAGGGGCGAGAAAAAGAAGAGTTGTTAGCAATCATTGCACAGCAAACGGCAAGTCTTCAGGAAATGAAAAAGCAGGAAAGAGATCTTAAGAAAAAGATGGAAACACTGCAGAAAAAAGTTAACAGGAATGCTCCAGCAATTCATGGCAAAACGGGCACATCGTAA